CCACAGGCGATTTACCTTAGTGATTACCAGCCACCGGCCTACCAGGTGACGCGCACCGAGCTGACCTTTGAGCTCGATCCTCACGCCACCCGGGTCAGGGCGCGACTGCATCTGGAGCGACATGAAGATCAGGGACAGGGTGAGGCCCTGGTGCTCAACGGTGAGCATCTCACCACACTTGAGCTGGCCATTGATGGTCAGACCCTGAAGGATGATGAATATCGTATCGAAAACGAGCGGTTGACGATCTTTCGGGTACCCGAGCGTTTCGTACTGGATACCGAAGTGGAAATCGATCCGGCGGCCAATACTGCGCTGGAAGGGCTCTATGTCTCGGGCTCGATGTTTTGTACCCAGTGCGAACCGGAGGGTTTTCGTCGAATTACCTGGTATCCGGATCGTCCGGATGTGATGGCGACCTTCGAGACCACCATCATCGGCGATCGCGAGCAGTTGCCGGTGATGCTTTCCAACGGTAATCCGGTGGAGTGGGGCGAGCTACCGGACGGACGCCACTTTGTTACCTGGCAGGACCCGCATCCCAAGCCCTCCTATCTTTTTGCACTGGTCGCCGGTGAACTGGAGAAACTCGAGGATCGCTTTACCACCATGAGCGGTCGTGAAGTGACTCTGCAACTCTGGGTAGAGGCGCGCAATACTGACAAGACCGAGTGGGCGATGGAGTCGCTCAAGCGTGCCATGCGCTGGGATGAGCAGGCTTATGGACGCGAATATGATCTCGACCGCTTCATGATCGTGGCAGTGGATGATTTCAACATGGGGGCGATGGAGAACAAGGGGCTGAACATCTTCAACAGTGCCGCTGTGCTCGCCAATCCTGCCACCACGACCGATGCAGCCTTTCAGCGTATCGATACCATCGTTGCACACGAATACTTCCATAACTGGTCAGGCAACCGGGTGACCTGTCGCGACTGGTTTCAGTTGGCGCTCAAGGAAGGGTTCACCGTCTTCCGTGACCAGAGTTATACCGAGGACACCCAGTCTGCGGCAGTGGCCCGTATTCAGAATGTGGCGATGCTGCGAACTGCCCAGTTCGCCGAAGACGCCGGTCCCACCGCACACCCGGTGCGCCCGGATCATTTTATCGAGATTTCCAACTTCTACACCCTCACGATCTACGAGAAGGGTGCGGAAGTGGTGCGGATGCTGCGTAACCTGGTCGGACCGGAAACCTTCCGGCGTGGCAGCGATCGCTATTTCGAACGCTTCGATGGCCAGGCAGTCCGGGTCGAGGATTTTGTTGCCACGATGGCCGAAGTCTCCGGACTCGATCTCGATCAGTTCATGCGCTGGTACAGCCAGGCGGGTACGCCGCAACTGAGCGTGCAGGGCGAGTATGATGCGACAGCACGTCAGTATCATCTGACGATTGCACAGCATACGCCGGCCACACCCGGCCAGCCGGACAAGCAACCCCTCCATATTCCGGTGAGGATGGGGCTGCTTGGACCTGATGGGGCATCACTCGAGCTGGTTGTGAATGGCGAGTCGCATGGGACGGACACCGTGTTGGCACTGCAGCAGGAGCGTCAGAGCTGGACCTTCGAGCAGCTTGATGTGGCGCCTGTGCCCTCTCTGCTGCGCGGCTTCTCGGCGCCGGTGCAGCTCGATTACAACTGGTCGCGGGACGATCTGGCGCTGCTGATGCGCTTCGATGAGGATGGCTTTAACCGCTGGGATGGCGGCCAGCGGCTGGCACTGGCGGCGCTCGAGGACATGATGGTGGCGTGGCGTGCCAACGAATCCATGAAACTCGATGGCCGGCTGATCGAGGCCTGGCGTGGCTTGCTCAATTCACCGACCGATGATCGGGCAGTGCTGGCGGAGATGCTGCGCCTGCCCACCGAAGCGTGGATTGCCGAGCAGCAATCGGTCGTGGATGTCGACGCCATTCACGCGGCGCGAGAAGCGGCCATCAGCCAGCTGGCAGATAACCTCTATGTCGACTTTGAGCGTACCTATCACGCCAATCAGCTTGATGCGCCCTATGCACCGACGCCCGAGCAGATTGCGGCGCGCAGTCTGAAAAATGTAGCGCTGGGTTATATGGTGGCGACCGGCGAGCGCGAGCCGTTAATGCTGGCTCAGGCGCAGTTCGAGGCCGATCACAACATGACCGATGTGCGGGCGGCACTGACTCTGCTGGCTCACTCCGATGCCAGTGAGCTGGGCGATCCGGCGATTCGAGCCTTTGGTGAGCGCTGGGCGCATGACCCACTGGTGATGGATCAATGGTTCGCTACTCAGGTTACGCGGCCACAGCAGGATGTCATGGAACGGCTGAAGTTTTTGATGGAACACCAGGCATTCTCGCTGAAAAATCCCAATCGGGTCCGTGCCCTGATCGGCACATTCGTCAACAGCAACCGTGTCAATTTCCATCGCATCGATGGCGAAGGCTACCGGCTGCTGGCCGATGTGGTCATCGAGCTCAATCAGCTCAACCCGGAAATTGCCGCGCGCATGGTGACGCCGCTGACCCGGTTCCGGCGCTTTGACGAACAGCGTCAGCGGCTGATGCGCGCCGAGCTTGAGCGCATTCGTCAGGAGCCTCTGTCACGCAATCTCTATGAAGTGGTGGCGAAAGCGCTGGCCGACTGATCCGTTCGGCCAGTTCCTGCTGTATCGCCTCCGGGTCAGCGATCATCCGGAGGCGTTGGGCAATCAGGGAGCGATGGCCTGACTGGCACTGGTGAAGCCCATCAGGGAGATGGCCAGATCCCGTCGTTGGCCGTCGGGGCCGATCAGACTCAGCGTGGCCCGGTGGCCAGCGCGCAATTGCTGCAGTAGCTCGGGCTGCAGTGGCAGGTCGGCACGACATCCCTGTTGTCTGCAGATCTGATAGGGGAAGGAGGGGCCCTGACTGTCATCGATGCTCAGTTGCAGGCCGGGTGCCAGACGCACGCCCAGAGGCAGCAGGAAAACCATGACCGGGCCGTCGATCTGCGGCGGGTAGGCCACCACCACGCGCATCAATGGCTTGTTGTTGTCAGGGTTATTGACCTCCTGGGTCATGGTGCAGCGATCCGCAGAGCCGCCGGTATTCGGGCAGCGGACTTCCCAGTTCTGAAACTGTCGGATGTTGGCTTCATCGCTTGTCTGAGACGCCGCCAGTGCCGTCGGTGACAGGCACAGTGCGATAAGCAGTACAAGGAGTCTGCGTTGCAGACCAAAACTTTTCAGCATGATGAGGCTCTCCTTTTCGTTATTACGAGACTGCAGCAAAGCGTCTTTCTTCGGCCGCAAGGTGCTACTCATGCGGTCACCCTCATGTGACTTGTGGTGAGAGATGTACTCGACTGTACAGGCTATGCGCTGGTTTTACGTCGTCAGTATGGCCGATCAGCTACGCCGTCCCGGACCGGATGAGCGCAGTCGATGAATCTGACTGACCGGCGCCCCACGGTCGCCAAATACCTGACGCAGGACGAAATTGGAATGCACGCCTGAAACGCCTTTGATCGGGGTGATGTGTTCAAGCAGCAGACGCTGATAATCATCCATGTCCTCGACAGTGATCTTGAGCTGATAATCGACCTCCTGACCGGTCGTCATCAGACATTCCTGCACCTCCGGAAGCGCCGCCACCTTTGCTTCGAAGTTGGCAAAACGCTCTGGTGTATGACGATCCATCGAGATATGCAGTAGCGCCATCAGGCGATAGCCCAGTTTGCGAGCATCCACCAGCGCCCGATAACCGGTAATCACGTTTGCCTGCTCAAGTGCGCGCACTCGTCGAAGACAGGGAGAGGGGGAGAGACCGACTCGTTCGGCGAGCGCCTGATTGCTGAGCCGGCCATCGAGCTGCAGCTCTTCGAGGATGCGACGATCGAGGCGGTCCAGCGCAACGGGTTGTTCATCTGATGTCATGAAAGGGCAATCCATTGTCTGTTAATGGCTTTATCATGGCATTTTATTGCTGTAATGGCCGTTATGGGTAGCGAATTGGCAATCACCTGCGCTTCGATCCACGCTAGAGTGGTATGACTGGCGGTATCGCTCACAAGGCGAACTGAGCCGCAATTCATTTACCTCACTATCGTTCGAGGATCGTCATGACCAGGTTCGACCATCGCAAGTATCGCCCGGCAGACCGTGTACCCGCCTTCCATCGCCAATGGCCCGACCGTGACCTCGAGGCTGCGCCGATCTGGGTGAGCGAGGACCTGCGCGACGGTAACCAGGCGCTACTGGAGCCGATGAGTGTCGAACAGAAAAAGCGCTTCTGGAAACAGATCATCCGCGTCGGCATCAAGGAG
This DNA window, taken from Kushneria phosphatilytica, encodes the following:
- the pepN gene encoding aminopeptidase N produces the protein MSEPQAIYLSDYQPPAYQVTRTELTFELDPHATRVRARLHLERHEDQGQGEALVLNGEHLTTLELAIDGQTLKDDEYRIENERLTIFRVPERFVLDTEVEIDPAANTALEGLYVSGSMFCTQCEPEGFRRITWYPDRPDVMATFETTIIGDREQLPVMLSNGNPVEWGELPDGRHFVTWQDPHPKPSYLFALVAGELEKLEDRFTTMSGREVTLQLWVEARNTDKTEWAMESLKRAMRWDEQAYGREYDLDRFMIVAVDDFNMGAMENKGLNIFNSAAVLANPATTTDAAFQRIDTIVAHEYFHNWSGNRVTCRDWFQLALKEGFTVFRDQSYTEDTQSAAVARIQNVAMLRTAQFAEDAGPTAHPVRPDHFIEISNFYTLTIYEKGAEVVRMLRNLVGPETFRRGSDRYFERFDGQAVRVEDFVATMAEVSGLDLDQFMRWYSQAGTPQLSVQGEYDATARQYHLTIAQHTPATPGQPDKQPLHIPVRMGLLGPDGASLELVVNGESHGTDTVLALQQERQSWTFEQLDVAPVPSLLRGFSAPVQLDYNWSRDDLALLMRFDEDGFNRWDGGQRLALAALEDMMVAWRANESMKLDGRLIEAWRGLLNSPTDDRAVLAEMLRLPTEAWIAEQQSVVDVDAIHAAREAAISQLADNLYVDFERTYHANQLDAPYAPTPEQIAARSLKNVALGYMVATGEREPLMLAQAQFEADHNMTDVRAALTLLAHSDASELGDPAIRAFGERWAHDPLVMDQWFATQVTRPQQDVMERLKFLMEHQAFSLKNPNRVRALIGTFVNSNRVNFHRIDGEGYRLLADVVIELNQLNPEIAARMVTPLTRFRRFDEQRQRLMRAELERIRQEPLSRNLYEVVAKALAD
- a CDS encoding invasion associated locus B family protein → MLKSFGLQRRLLVLLIALCLSPTALAASQTSDEANIRQFQNWEVRCPNTGGSADRCTMTQEVNNPDNNKPLMRVVVAYPPQIDGPVMVFLLPLGVRLAPGLQLSIDDSQGPSFPYQICRQQGCRADLPLQPELLQQLRAGHRATLSLIGPDGQRRDLAISLMGFTSASQAIAP
- a CDS encoding Lrp/AsnC family transcriptional regulator, which translates into the protein MTSDEQPVALDRLDRRILEELQLDGRLSNQALAERVGLSPSPCLRRVRALEQANVITGYRALVDARKLGYRLMALLHISMDRHTPERFANFEAKVAALPEVQECLMTTGQEVDYQLKITVEDMDDYQRLLLEHITPIKGVSGVHSNFVLRQVFGDRGAPVSQIHRLRSSGPGRRS